The Rhodocytophaga rosea genome has a segment encoding these proteins:
- a CDS encoding DUF5686 and carboxypeptidase regulatory-like domain-containing protein yields MKQKRIIFFSLLLFLLNSQAFAGGIRGTVKGDDGTILAFATIFVKQAGTGTAANADGFYEIALPAGTYEVSYQFLGYETESRQVTVGNDFVEVNIVLKTQVVQLKDIEVRAGKEDPAYTIMRKAIAKAKYHTQSIDSYAATVYIKGSGQLKDYPWLAKKTLEKEGITKDRVYISESVSEITYTRPNTFGEKVISIRSDGKDNNTSPNPFIFGSFYHPEVAETVSPLSPKAFAYYRFEYQGTFQDRSFQVSRIKVTPRSRGDNVVSGMIYIVENWWSIHSLDVQTTKLGIDIGIKMQYAPIEDKAWLPVSHRFKVNGKYLGFEFEYNYLATISNYKITMNPEVYVEAMEVIDDKLEKEEAKEAEKKFGQKDQPLQERMASGKEIGRKELKKMLKEYEKQEIKAQKEPEVVANTTYKIDSLAYKKNTAYWDSIRPVPLLKEEVKGYQISDSLAVEDRKKAEGDTVKASKHKGFQPWDIIMGDNYKLSKRSNFRIHTPVGGFNTVEGLNLIYKLTFGTILPDTNKTRFSITPAFRYAFSREKLSGLLTMRLQNKNYRLELQGGRYIRQYNQDESIWPLVNTFTTLFLEQNLMKLYERDFVNLLYRTKIGNKISLNSNLTWMRRRELANSSNFKIIDRRKIEGYTPNRPENEELLDTGFPEHEAFIGSIGISARPWLKYRIINGEKREISSSSPTFSLDYRRGFDGILGSDVRFDQLELGMKHGFDIGVRGKVDVALKGGMFLNKDKLFFMDYKHFLGNRTPFSTSDPVGSFRVLDYYRYSTADKYFVANVHYQFRKFLVTTIPIVRLTGIRENVFVNYLATPTSRNYTEVGYSIDGILRIFRLEAAAAFRDGKYVGYGLRIGIATSIGVNFSEE; encoded by the coding sequence ATGAAACAGAAACGCATCATTTTTTTCTCACTTCTCCTCTTTTTATTGAATAGTCAGGCTTTCGCCGGAGGCATCCGTGGTACTGTCAAAGGAGACGACGGAACCATTCTGGCATTTGCCACTATTTTTGTAAAACAGGCGGGAACCGGTACGGCTGCCAATGCTGATGGTTTTTATGAAATAGCACTTCCAGCCGGAACCTATGAAGTTTCATACCAGTTTCTGGGCTATGAAACAGAAAGCCGGCAGGTAACCGTTGGGAATGACTTTGTAGAAGTAAATATCGTGTTGAAAACCCAGGTGGTACAACTGAAGGATATTGAAGTGAGGGCTGGTAAAGAAGACCCGGCTTATACCATTATGCGTAAAGCCATTGCTAAGGCTAAATATCATACCCAGTCTATAGATTCATATGCGGCAACGGTGTATATCAAAGGTTCAGGCCAACTCAAAGATTATCCCTGGCTGGCTAAGAAAACCCTCGAAAAAGAAGGTATCACCAAAGACCGGGTGTATATTTCAGAATCTGTAAGCGAAATTACCTATACCCGTCCGAATACGTTTGGCGAAAAGGTAATCTCTATCCGCAGCGATGGCAAAGACAATAATACCTCACCGAATCCTTTTATTTTTGGTAGTTTTTATCATCCGGAAGTAGCCGAAACGGTTTCACCCCTTTCTCCCAAAGCCTTTGCCTATTACCGCTTTGAATACCAGGGCACTTTCCAGGATCGTAGTTTCCAGGTGAGCCGCATCAAAGTGACACCCCGTTCCAGAGGAGATAATGTGGTATCGGGTATGATCTATATTGTAGAAAACTGGTGGAGTATTCACAGCCTCGATGTGCAAACTACCAAACTGGGCATAGATATTGGCATTAAAATGCAGTATGCACCCATCGAAGATAAAGCCTGGCTGCCGGTATCCCACCGTTTTAAGGTAAATGGAAAATACTTAGGCTTTGAGTTTGAATACAATTACCTGGCTACCATCAGCAATTACAAAATCACAATGAATCCGGAAGTGTACGTGGAAGCGATGGAGGTGATTGATGATAAGCTGGAAAAAGAGGAGGCCAAAGAAGCAGAGAAAAAATTTGGCCAGAAAGATCAGCCATTACAGGAACGCATGGCATCCGGAAAAGAGATCGGGCGGAAAGAGTTGAAAAAGATGCTCAAGGAGTATGAAAAGCAGGAAATCAAAGCCCAGAAAGAACCGGAAGTTGTAGCCAATACTACCTACAAAATTGACAGCCTGGCTTATAAAAAGAATACCGCTTACTGGGATTCTATCCGACCTGTGCCTTTGTTGAAAGAGGAAGTAAAAGGTTATCAGATTTCTGATAGCCTGGCCGTGGAAGACCGGAAGAAAGCCGAAGGTGATACAGTAAAAGCTTCCAAACACAAAGGTTTTCAGCCCTGGGATATTATTATGGGAGATAACTACAAACTTTCTAAGCGCTCTAATTTCCGCATTCATACGCCAGTGGGTGGTTTTAATACCGTAGAAGGCTTGAATCTGATCTATAAGCTCACGTTTGGGACTATTTTGCCGGATACCAATAAAACCCGTTTTTCAATTACGCCGGCATTCCGCTATGCCTTTTCCAGAGAAAAACTTTCGGGGCTGCTTACGATGAGGCTTCAGAATAAAAACTACCGGCTCGAATTGCAGGGTGGTCGCTACATTCGCCAGTATAACCAGGATGAATCCATCTGGCCGTTGGTGAATACATTTACTACCTTGTTTTTAGAACAAAACCTGATGAAACTCTATGAGCGGGATTTTGTAAACCTGCTCTACCGTACCAAAATTGGCAACAAAATCAGCCTGAATTCCAATCTTACCTGGATGCGACGCCGGGAACTGGCCAATAGCTCAAATTTTAAAATAATTGATAGGCGAAAAATAGAAGGCTATACGCCGAACCGTCCTGAAAATGAAGAGTTATTAGATACTGGTTTCCCGGAACATGAAGCATTTATCGGAAGCATAGGTATTTCAGCCCGTCCCTGGTTGAAGTACCGCATTATAAATGGCGAGAAACGGGAAATCTCCAGTTCGTCTCCCACGTTTTCGTTGGATTATCGCCGGGGTTTTGATGGTATTTTAGGCAGCGATGTCCGTTTTGATCAGCTGGAACTGGGGATGAAACATGGCTTTGATATAGGTGTACGAGGGAAAGTAGACGTGGCTTTAAAAGGAGGCATGTTCCTGAACAAGGATAAGCTATTCTTTATGGATTACAAGCATTTTTTAGGCAACCGAACACCCTTTTCTACTTCTGACCCGGTAGGCAGTTTCCGCGTGCTGGATTATTACCGGTATAGCACCGCTGACAAATATTTTGTAGCCAATGTACATTACCAGTTCCGCAAATTCCTGGTAACTACTATCCCCATCGTCCGCCTGACTGGTATCCGGGAAAATGTATTTGTGAATTACCTGGCAACGCCTACTTCCAGAAACTATACGGAAGTTGGGTATTCCATTGATGGTATCTTACGCATATTCCGGCTGGAGGCTGCCGCTGCTTTCCGGGATGGAAAATATGTAGGCTATGGCTTGAGAATCGGTATTGCTACCAGTATAGGTGTGAATTTTTCGGAGGAATAG